One stretch of Shewanella sp. Arc9-LZ DNA includes these proteins:
- a CDS encoding YjbH domain-containing protein, which produces MFSSVLVSEKALGDELSKQKVTPSQYDFGGVGLIQMPTGRMAAEGEFSVNATFNEDYYHGALSIQLFPWLETTIRYTQVPDVLYSNDPEFSGDTYYTDKGIDVKLRLLEESYWVPETSIGVRDIGGTGLFDSEYIAMTKGFGPFDATIGMGWGYIGNRGNLTDANKSSSVDCNRNTGYKGKGGNVDFERWFKGCSAVFAGIEYQTPWDPLRIKVEYDGNDYKSDFAALRTGNELKQSSPINYGLLYKVSNWGDFKLSYERGNTWTLGFSLATNFNSLKSNWRDTPKQAIKDKPDIADRKVDLPELNKRLAYDAGYKGAKIYIKNDEVTVVATQTKYRDRKYAHNQAGRILVNQFPSAKTFKIIENTAHLPTTETDIDAQKFKDAVQYNYINANIEDSTKVIEPTLPTEKPDWETPDQWNYGFAPKLAQSFGGSENFYLFNLGINGSAGRWLTDNLEVSSSIYINLFDNYDQFKYETPPDGTDLKRVRTLVRQYVSDNPVRVDNLQLTWLDKLSENIYAQAYVGYLEMMFGGVGGEVLYRPMNSEWAFGVDVNYVKQRDPDNLFGFFDQEINFDPDSGRFYRAQTGTFTGHASVYYQPSWFDDVLLKVSYGQYLAEDRGVTVDFSKQFDSGVIVGAFASKTNLSADQFGEGSFTKGFYISIPFDAILPTPVTNRGNLAWQPLTRDGGQKLGRKFELYGGTDARAPWLNKPSTTK; this is translated from the coding sequence ATGTTTAGCAGTGTACTTGTATCCGAAAAAGCCCTAGGTGATGAGTTATCTAAACAGAAAGTTACTCCTTCCCAATATGACTTTGGCGGTGTAGGTCTGATTCAAATGCCTACAGGTAGAATGGCCGCTGAAGGTGAGTTTAGTGTTAACGCCACTTTTAACGAAGATTATTATCACGGTGCATTATCAATCCAACTTTTCCCTTGGTTAGAAACCACTATTCGTTACACTCAAGTTCCTGATGTGCTTTACAGTAATGACCCTGAATTTAGTGGTGATACTTATTACACCGACAAAGGTATCGACGTAAAACTGCGCTTACTAGAAGAAAGCTATTGGGTACCTGAAACGTCTATCGGCGTACGAGATATCGGCGGTACCGGCTTATTCGATAGCGAATATATTGCTATGACCAAAGGATTTGGTCCGTTCGATGCAACTATTGGTATGGGTTGGGGTTATATAGGTAACCGCGGTAATTTAACCGACGCTAACAAATCGTCATCTGTCGATTGTAATCGAAATACCGGCTACAAAGGCAAAGGCGGCAATGTTGACTTTGAACGTTGGTTTAAAGGCTGTAGTGCAGTTTTCGCTGGTATAGAATATCAAACGCCTTGGGATCCTTTACGTATAAAGGTTGAGTACGATGGTAATGATTATAAGTCTGACTTTGCCGCTTTACGTACTGGTAATGAACTTAAACAAAGTAGCCCAATAAACTATGGTTTATTGTATAAAGTGAGTAACTGGGGCGACTTTAAGTTGAGTTATGAACGCGGTAACACCTGGACATTAGGCTTTAGTTTAGCGACTAATTTTAATTCCTTAAAATCGAACTGGCGTGACACACCAAAGCAAGCTATTAAAGATAAACCTGATATAGCCGATCGCAAAGTTGATTTACCAGAATTAAATAAACGACTGGCTTATGATGCAGGATACAAAGGCGCCAAGATTTACATCAAAAATGATGAAGTCACCGTAGTAGCAACTCAAACAAAATATCGTGACAGAAAATACGCACACAATCAGGCTGGACGTATTTTAGTGAATCAGTTTCCTAGCGCCAAGACCTTCAAAATTATTGAAAATACTGCACATTTACCTACAACTGAAACAGATATTGATGCTCAGAAATTTAAAGATGCTGTTCAGTATAACTACATTAATGCAAATATTGAAGATAGCACTAAAGTAATCGAACCCACTCTACCTACTGAAAAACCCGATTGGGAAACGCCTGACCAATGGAACTATGGCTTTGCGCCAAAACTAGCTCAATCTTTTGGTGGTTCAGAAAATTTTTACCTCTTTAACTTAGGTATCAACGGATCTGCAGGCCGTTGGTTAACAGACAATTTAGAAGTAAGTAGCTCTATTTATATCAACTTGTTTGATAACTACGACCAATTTAAATATGAAACACCACCAGATGGTACTGACTTAAAACGTGTCAGAACTTTGGTCCGACAATACGTATCAGATAATCCAGTTCGTGTTGATAATCTACAACTAACTTGGTTAGATAAACTCAGTGAAAATATCTATGCCCAAGCGTATGTAGGTTATCTAGAAATGATGTTTGGTGGTGTTGGTGGCGAAGTACTATACAGACCGATGAACAGTGAATGGGCATTTGGGGTAGATGTAAACTACGTGAAACAACGCGACCCAGATAATCTTTTCGGGTTCTTTGATCAAGAAATAAACTTTGATCCTGACTCAGGACGTTTTTACCGTGCCCAAACAGGTACATTCACTGGTCATGCTAGCGTATATTATCAACCAAGCTGGTTCGATGATGTACTACTTAAGGTTAGCTATGGTCAATACTTAGCAGAAGATCGCGGTGTTACTGTAGATTTTTCTAAGCAATTTGATAGTGGGGTAATTGTGGGTGCATTCGCCTCTAAGACAAACTTGTCTGCTGATCAATTCGGCGAAGGTAGTTTCACCAAAGGATTTTATATCTCGATCCCGTTTGATGCCATATTACCTACGCCAGTAACTAATCGCGGAAATCTTGCTTGGCAGCCATTAACTCGTGATGGTGGCCAAAAGTTGGGACGTAAATTTGAATTATATGGCGGTACTGATGCCCGAGCACCTTGGCTAAATAAGCCTTCTACAACAAAATAA
- a CDS encoding glycosyltransferase family 25 protein, translating into MKCKVFLINLDNSTERFTFMDEQLKQLGIEYQRISAVYGKDLHDIDIAKVYDPQTNLQKYDKKLNLGEIGCYLSHVQCWQMIIEQQLDYALILEDDSILDPALMTVIQHINNLSADWDYIKLCHGRKPKGIVKSIVLDERFSLSTCLKLPASTRGQCVSFAGAQKLLATAYPIARPVDIDIQFWFEKQLRCFVVRPFPVIGTDLDSDINRQGRRTHVERHHLLRIWQKVKFELKLLKHKQHLPSLPRFNSNKP; encoded by the coding sequence ATGAAATGTAAAGTTTTTCTCATTAATTTAGATAACAGTACTGAACGATTTACGTTCATGGATGAGCAGCTAAAACAATTAGGTATCGAATACCAACGTATTTCCGCCGTATACGGTAAGGATTTGCACGATATCGATATTGCGAAAGTGTATGATCCGCAAACAAACCTTCAAAAATACGACAAAAAGCTTAATTTGGGTGAAATTGGCTGCTACCTAAGCCATGTCCAATGTTGGCAAATGATTATTGAACAACAGTTAGATTACGCTTTAATTCTTGAGGATGACTCAATCCTAGATCCTGCGTTAATGACGGTGATACAACACATTAATAATCTTTCTGCTGATTGGGATTACATTAAATTGTGTCACGGGCGTAAGCCCAAAGGTATTGTAAAATCGATTGTGCTTGATGAGCGCTTTAGTTTATCCACATGTTTAAAGTTACCAGCTTCAACCCGCGGCCAATGCGTGTCATTTGCTGGAGCACAAAAATTATTAGCAACGGCATACCCTATTGCCCGTCCTGTTGATATTGATATTCAATTTTGGTTCGAAAAACAATTACGTTGCTTTGTTGTAAGACCTTTTCCTGTGATTGGAACCGATTTAGACAGTGATATTAATCGACAAGGTAGACGTACTCATGTTGAACGTCATCATTTATTGCGTATTTGGCAAAAAGTGAAGTTCGAGCTGAAATTGTTGAAACATAAACAACATCTGCCATCACTTCCTAGATTCAACAGCAATAAACCATAG
- a CDS encoding glycosyltransferase family 9 protein, with protein sequence MKKILVIKHDKIGDFVLTWPALYLLRKAMPEATIDVFVAPVVKSFAEACPYVDNTIIDSKDDTDIAEQIAKQHYDAVIILLSEFRIYKILSKSNIPYKLVPKHNWYQYLYKHRASNEYLNSEGCWRGACMLVEHFLTHHGYAIPKLPDRFWDMSDRKEYWQQHYQKLTNEKLIFIHPGTGGSSGCVPVEKLVQLMINVDQQTQSACHFILTFNGSELELAKEIQTLLANTSIKISLAKPLDRLIDFSESLVAADMFIAGSTGPLHIAGLHNVPTVGFYAGRRSTPHIRWGTLSEPSKRFAYTPPVGKRTGRNMALINFDQVSNEIADFLNEQS encoded by the coding sequence ATGAAAAAAATCTTAGTCATCAAACACGATAAAATTGGCGATTTTGTACTGACATGGCCAGCACTTTATTTACTCAGAAAAGCAATGCCCGAAGCGACTATTGATGTATTTGTCGCACCGGTTGTTAAGTCCTTTGCTGAAGCCTGTCCATATGTAGACAACACTATTATCGACTCAAAAGATGATACAGACATTGCTGAGCAAATTGCGAAGCAACATTACGATGCTGTAATCATTCTGTTGTCAGAATTTCGAATTTATAAAATTCTTAGCAAAAGCAATATTCCATATAAATTAGTACCTAAACATAATTGGTATCAATATTTATATAAACATCGAGCAAGCAATGAATACTTAAACAGTGAAGGCTGCTGGCGAGGTGCGTGTATGCTTGTAGAGCACTTCTTAACTCACCACGGTTATGCCATTCCTAAACTACCTGATAGATTTTGGGATATGAGTGATCGCAAAGAATATTGGCAACAACACTACCAAAAGTTAACCAACGAAAAGCTAATTTTTATTCATCCAGGTACCGGTGGCTCTTCTGGTTGCGTACCTGTAGAAAAGCTAGTTCAGTTAATGATAAATGTTGATCAACAAACTCAATCAGCATGCCATTTTATTTTAACATTTAACGGAAGTGAACTGGAGCTAGCAAAAGAAATTCAAACGTTACTGGCCAATACCTCAATTAAAATATCGCTGGCTAAGCCGTTAGACCGTTTGATTGATTTTTCCGAATCATTGGTAGCAGCAGACATGTTTATTGCCGGCTCAACAGGGCCTCTGCATATCGCGGGCTTACATAATGTGCCTACTGTTGGATTTTACGCAGGAAGACGCTCAACACCTCATATTAGGTGGGGAACATTATCTGAACCAAGCAAACGATTTGCTTATACGCCTCCCGTAGGAAAAAGAACGGGTCGTAATATGGCATTAATCAATTTTGATCAGGTATCGAATGAAATAGCCGACTTTTTGAACGAACAATCTTAG
- the rfaD gene encoding ADP-glyceromanno-heptose 6-epimerase has translation MIVVTGAAGFIGSNLVKQLNAMGRNDIIAVDDLTDGTQMFNLADCEIADYLDKDDFIKQIKAGDFDNKLEVIFHQGACSSTTEWDGKFMMANNYEYSKTLLHYSQANNCQFIYASSASVYGGSEKFIEQRELEKPLNVYAYSKFLFDQYVRQQKLTGQVAGLRYFNVYGPREQHKGGMASVAFHFNNQINANGVCRLFEGVDGYENGQQLRDFVFVEDVVNVNLWLWQNPSVSGIYNCGTGQAQSFNDVANAVIAYHGKGHIEYIPFPDKLKGAYQSYTQADLTQLRAAGYQAEFKTVEQAVPEYLDWLKTQHFIGQ, from the coding sequence ATGATAGTTGTGACAGGCGCAGCCGGGTTTATTGGTAGTAATTTAGTAAAACAACTTAATGCCATGGGCCGAAATGACATTATTGCGGTAGACGACTTAACTGACGGCACCCAGATGTTCAATTTAGCCGATTGTGAAATTGCTGATTATCTTGATAAAGATGATTTCATCAAGCAAATCAAAGCGGGCGATTTTGATAACAAACTTGAAGTCATTTTCCATCAAGGCGCTTGCTCATCGACCACCGAGTGGGATGGCAAGTTTATGATGGCCAATAACTACGAGTATTCAAAAACATTATTGCATTACAGCCAAGCTAATAACTGCCAATTTATTTACGCCTCTTCTGCATCTGTCTATGGTGGCAGCGAAAAGTTTATTGAGCAACGCGAACTCGAAAAACCGCTCAATGTCTACGCTTACTCTAAGTTCTTATTTGATCAATATGTAAGACAGCAAAAACTCACTGGCCAAGTGGCAGGATTACGTTATTTCAACGTCTATGGTCCGCGTGAACAACACAAAGGCGGCATGGCCAGTGTGGCATTCCACTTTAACAACCAAATTAACGCCAATGGCGTGTGTCGTTTGTTTGAAGGTGTTGATGGTTATGAAAATGGTCAGCAACTTCGTGACTTTGTGTTTGTCGAAGATGTGGTTAACGTCAATTTATGGCTATGGCAGAACCCATCCGTATCAGGCATATATAACTGCGGAACAGGCCAAGCGCAGAGCTTTAATGATGTAGCCAATGCTGTCATTGCTTATCATGGTAAAGGGCATATTGAATACATTCCTTTCCCAGACAAATTGAAAGGCGCTTATCAGAGTTATACCCAAGCTGATTTAACTCAATTAAGAGCGGCTGGTTACCAAGCTGAGTTTAAAACAGTTGAGCAAGCCGTACCTGAATATTTAGATTGGCTTAAAACCCAACATTTTATTGGTCAATAA
- a CDS encoding adenylyltransferase/cytidyltransferase family protein has protein sequence MNIITFGTFDMFHIGHLNILERAKELGGKLVVGVSSDALNFSKKQRNPICDEIDRMRIVAALSCVDQVFLEESLELKAEYIQKYQADYLVMGDDWEGRFDHLSHLCKVVYLPRTPAISTTMLIEIVKEIR, from the coding sequence ATGAACATTATTACATTCGGTACTTTTGACATGTTTCATATTGGTCATTTAAATATTTTAGAAAGAGCGAAAGAGTTAGGCGGTAAGTTAGTTGTTGGGGTGTCATCTGATGCTCTTAATTTTAGTAAAAAACAACGAAACCCTATTTGCGATGAAATCGATCGAATGAGAATTGTCGCGGCTCTATCCTGTGTAGATCAAGTTTTTCTTGAAGAGTCATTAGAGCTTAAAGCCGAGTACATTCAAAAGTATCAAGCTGATTACTTAGTGATGGGGGATGATTGGGAGGGACGTTTTGATCATCTATCTCATCTATGTAAAGTGGTGTATTTACCAAGAACCCCTGCGATTTCAACAACAATGTTAATTGAGATCGTTAAAGAAATTAGATAG
- a CDS encoding CDP-glycerol glycerophosphotransferase family protein, producing the protein MICFDVLHPYYLPQYFPVAAELQKRSVPVTYVIYKSVDQQSVLEALVSKHQLNVVWVNDESEALEFYLLNKPQWVVFGNAFASASRLKGISQTALMQHGVGPKSVYYTVSKGDIEVRFVEGQYRLKRLQEMFPEKVFIDTGYAKLDPIIQGDEQGLDLASLGLDTNKKTLLYAPTFYPSSIEEMAKNWPSQFSEYNILLKPHYFSLSKSNYKKQKALLTHWASFDNVYLAPAEEANLLPFMVSADVLISDASSALFEFAALNKPVVWCDFYHLRWSYRGIFKFRFKNRVDQDLYRYADIAAHARTYKELKQVVDQQIAHPELFAPQRTQYTAELVGVVDGLCSQRITDYLLE; encoded by the coding sequence ATGATTTGTTTTGATGTTTTACATCCCTATTATTTACCACAATACTTTCCTGTCGCTGCAGAGCTACAGAAGCGTTCGGTTCCTGTGACATATGTTATCTACAAGAGTGTTGATCAGCAGTCGGTATTGGAAGCGCTTGTAAGTAAGCATCAGCTAAATGTTGTCTGGGTTAATGATGAATCAGAAGCGCTTGAATTTTATTTGTTGAACAAGCCTCAATGGGTTGTGTTCGGTAATGCATTTGCTTCAGCGTCACGATTAAAAGGGATCAGTCAGACTGCTTTGATGCAGCATGGTGTCGGGCCAAAGTCGGTATATTATACTGTTTCAAAAGGCGATATTGAAGTTCGCTTTGTGGAAGGGCAATATCGTTTAAAGCGATTACAGGAGATGTTTCCTGAAAAAGTGTTCATTGATACTGGTTATGCCAAGCTAGATCCAATTATCCAAGGAGATGAACAGGGTTTAGACTTAGCTTCTTTAGGATTAGATACTAATAAAAAAACCTTGTTATATGCGCCGACATTTTACCCAAGCAGCATTGAAGAAATGGCTAAAAATTGGCCATCTCAATTTTCTGAATATAATATATTGCTCAAACCACATTATTTTTCATTGAGTAAATCAAATTATAAAAAACAAAAAGCGCTGCTAACTCACTGGGCTAGTTTCGACAATGTTTATTTAGCGCCTGCTGAAGAAGCAAATTTATTACCTTTCATGGTCTCTGCTGATGTATTAATTAGCGATGCTTCATCTGCCTTATTTGAATTTGCCGCATTAAATAAACCTGTTGTATGGTGTGATTTTTATCACTTACGTTGGTCTTATCGTGGGATTTTTAAATTCAGGTTTAAGAATCGTGTCGATCAAGATTTATACCGCTACGCAGACATTGCTGCGCACGCCAGAACATATAAAGAATTAAAGCAAGTTGTTGATCAACAGATAGCACATCCAGAGTTGTTTGCGCCTCAACGGACGCAATATACGGCAGAGCTAGTGGGTGTTGTTGATGGCCTTTGTAGCCAACGAATTACTGACTATTTATTAGAATAA
- a CDS encoding glycosyltransferase family 9 protein, with protein MPIVSIKQLQTCQRLLFISPVALGDFLYLKTFLIALKKQYSHIEIDIWLDDIRCNSDSWRLSRSKILQQWMDTEGAFKLTYGCTDSKLAMQSHVEQAKLRKYDIIFCHSVSKSRQYSQIARSINDKAFIVSSIPKSASFGWLNKIFFRHSDHTFILDESNLPKSHHITDRYNMIFSEVLGLTLTSEQLMPTLKTPDAIEPITQSWLNSKFSDPEKQGKLIFLNHLSTNEKKDWKLSQLFSLIEKISAIDSSQRFIINVTQENFDSVSIETEEFTARTNTQTAVFTVNEHFFELPSLIAHSDFVITVDTAILHFAFAAQRPLLAMMREKKPYWAPPESEVSHVMYATEGRGHIEDISVDRVFQQYKKMNSLG; from the coding sequence ATGCCAATAGTGTCTATAAAGCAATTGCAAACATGTCAACGCTTACTGTTTATTTCGCCAGTTGCGTTAGGTGACTTTCTTTACTTAAAAACCTTTCTTATCGCTTTAAAAAAGCAATATTCTCATATTGAAATCGACATATGGTTAGATGATATTCGTTGTAATAGTGATAGCTGGCGCTTATCTAGAAGCAAAATTTTGCAACAATGGATGGATACAGAGGGTGCCTTTAAGCTCACTTACGGCTGCACTGATTCAAAATTAGCAATGCAAAGCCATGTGGAGCAAGCCAAACTGCGTAAGTATGACATTATTTTTTGTCATTCTGTCAGTAAAAGTCGACAATATTCACAAATCGCTCGCAGCATAAACGACAAAGCGTTTATCGTGTCGAGCATCCCTAAAAGTGCTTCATTTGGATGGTTAAACAAGATATTTTTTCGCCATTCAGACCATACTTTTATTTTAGATGAGAGTAACTTACCTAAGTCGCACCACATTACTGACAGATACAATATGATATTTAGTGAAGTTTTGGGACTTACCTTAACTTCCGAGCAATTAATGCCGACGTTAAAGACCCCGGACGCAATTGAACCCATTACTCAGTCGTGGTTAAACTCCAAATTTAGTGACCCAGAAAAACAAGGGAAACTCATATTTTTAAATCACTTATCAACCAATGAGAAAAAAGATTGGAAATTATCACAATTATTCTCCCTCATTGAAAAAATATCGGCAATTGATTCTAGCCAACGTTTCATTATTAATGTCACTCAAGAAAACTTTGACTCTGTTAGTATTGAAACTGAAGAATTTACAGCTCGAACAAATACGCAAACGGCTGTTTTCACCGTTAACGAACATTTTTTTGAACTACCATCACTCATTGCACACTCCGATTTTGTGATAACAGTCGATACGGCAATATTGCACTTTGCTTTTGCAGCTCAACGCCCTTTATTAGCGATGATGCGTGAGAAAAAGCCTTATTGGGCACCACCAGAAAGTGAGGTATCGCATGTCATGTATGCAACAGAAGGTAGGGGCCACATTGAAGACATCAGCGTTGACCGAGTATTCCAACAATATAAAAAAATGAACTCTCTCGGTTAA
- a CDS encoding glycosyltransferase, with amino-acid sequence MKKAIFTLAIGDNPMYRAAIASFKAYGKRIGADVIVSDQLHYKIHVSNPKFDSSPAWSEKLYISEILKEYDRVLYLDADIIVTPWARDIFELYSDLDTVYMFNEGAHRDRGEQAVQINNILGEVDWPKEDNKIVYYNSGMFLLSKETGLFDKANIEAMQAICNNVKFYDQTYINYLIRRDNIKSIGVEANFNRMQLLGHDDYQKADFIHYSGRGYRQDIPMRELKYIIDFCDMFNDTLTNEQILEYKKQAWNWYILKQHRKTKLPVALLSAIFGLFRGKYKY; translated from the coding sequence ATGAAGAAGGCTATTTTTACACTCGCTATTGGCGATAACCCAATGTATCGCGCTGCCATTGCCAGCTTTAAAGCTTATGGTAAAAGAATTGGGGCTGATGTCATCGTTTCAGATCAACTGCATTATAAAATCCATGTCAGTAACCCTAAATTTGACTCCAGCCCGGCATGGTCTGAAAAGCTATATATTTCAGAGATACTCAAAGAATATGATCGAGTACTGTATCTAGACGCAGATATTATCGTGACACCATGGGCACGAGATATATTTGAACTATATTCTGACCTTGATACGGTTTATATGTTCAATGAAGGGGCTCATCGCGATCGCGGTGAGCAAGCGGTGCAAATTAATAATATCTTAGGCGAGGTCGACTGGCCAAAAGAAGACAATAAAATAGTTTATTACAACTCTGGGATGTTTTTGCTATCTAAAGAAACCGGACTATTTGATAAAGCCAATATTGAAGCAATGCAGGCCATTTGTAACAACGTTAAATTTTACGACCAAACCTATATTAACTATCTCATCAGGAGAGATAATATAAAAAGCATAGGTGTGGAAGCTAACTTTAATCGTATGCAGCTTTTAGGACATGATGATTATCAAAAAGCAGATTTCATTCATTATTCAGGTAGAGGTTATCGCCAAGATATCCCGATGAGAGAATTGAAATACATCATCGATTTCTGCGATATGTTCAACGATACATTAACAAATGAACAAATTCTTGAGTATAAAAAACAAGCTTGGAATTGGTACATACTCAAACAACATCGAAAAACAAAGTTACCTGTAGCACTTTTGAGTGCGATATTTGGTTTATTCCGTGGCAAGTATAAATATTAA
- a CDS encoding glycosyltransferase family 9 protein, with product MKADFSAIRSLCLLRLSAIGDVCHAVAMVQAIQKQYPDLSITWIIGKVEYQLLKHLPGIQFVIFDKSKGWHSYVQLRRDLQGQRFDVLLHMQVALRATIASLVIKARVRVGFDKARAKEGQWLVTNHAVEPLATPHVLDGFMGFAKAIGVEDLTPRWNIPVPQADTDFAKQLVGDDKVMVICAAASKAERNWLPERYAAVADYAITQGFRVMLCGGPTALEKNLADVIQSHSQQPLDNQVGKTSLTQLLAVLKQAKLVLAPDTGPLHMAVTQGTPVIGLYAHSNPGRTGPYLYRQYTVSVYPQVIAKQFDAPVKWGTRAKGEHLMVMIEVDQVKAQFDQFINQ from the coding sequence ATGAAAGCTGACTTTAGTGCGATACGTTCATTATGTTTACTGCGTTTGTCTGCCATTGGTGATGTTTGCCACGCAGTAGCAATGGTGCAGGCTATTCAAAAACAGTATCCAGACCTGAGTATTACGTGGATTATTGGTAAGGTTGAATATCAATTACTTAAGCATTTGCCTGGGATCCAGTTTGTTATTTTCGATAAGTCCAAGGGCTGGCATAGCTATGTTCAGTTACGTCGTGATTTACAAGGTCAACGTTTTGATGTGCTGCTGCATATGCAAGTTGCACTTCGTGCGACCATAGCCTCATTAGTGATCAAGGCGCGGGTTCGGGTCGGGTTTGATAAGGCTAGAGCCAAAGAAGGTCAGTGGTTGGTGACCAATCACGCCGTTGAGCCATTGGCGACACCGCATGTGTTAGACGGTTTTATGGGCTTTGCTAAAGCCATTGGTGTAGAAGACTTAACTCCTCGCTGGAATATTCCTGTACCACAAGCCGACACCGACTTTGCCAAACAACTGGTGGGCGATGATAAAGTCATGGTGATTTGCGCAGCAGCCAGTAAGGCCGAACGTAACTGGCTGCCAGAGCGTTACGCTGCCGTTGCTGATTATGCTATTACGCAGGGATTCAGAGTAATGTTGTGCGGTGGCCCAACAGCGTTAGAAAAAAATCTAGCGGATGTGATTCAATCTCATAGCCAACAGCCATTGGACAACCAAGTAGGCAAGACATCTTTGACTCAGCTACTTGCAGTGTTAAAACAAGCCAAGCTAGTGCTCGCACCTGACACCGGACCTTTGCATATGGCTGTTACTCAAGGTACGCCAGTGATTGGTCTATATGCTCACTCAAACCCAGGGCGAACTGGACCTTACCTTTATCGCCAGTACACTGTCAGTGTTTACCCACAAGTGATCGCCAAGCAATTTGATGCACCTGTTAAATGGGGCACGCGTGCTAAAGGTGAGCATTTAATGGTGATGATAGAAGTTGATCAGGTAAAGGCTCAGTTTGATCAATTCATTAACCAGTAA
- a CDS encoding 3-deoxy-D-manno-octulosonic acid kinase, with protein MQIKNTQLGHIAWCETTAQHLAPQDFAVDGWREKNAVVGQSKGRYTTWFVKTENSDSPQTWVLRHYWRGGMMEKFSRDAYFYTGLQRTRAVAELAILEVLYQEGFAVPRPIAANVERFGLWYRADIIIEHVAGANDLVAYLSHNPMTESQWYLLGETIAKFHQRGVYHADLNAKNILLAHGKFYLIDFDRGELRTPQPTWQQANLDRLLRSFNKENAKLTTLQFSQQHWQQLLAGYQSINPI; from the coding sequence ATGCAAATAAAAAACACCCAACTTGGCCATATTGCATGGTGTGAAACCACTGCCCAACACTTAGCACCGCAAGACTTCGCGGTTGATGGTTGGCGAGAAAAAAATGCAGTGGTGGGTCAGTCCAAAGGCCGTTACACCACATGGTTTGTCAAAACCGAAAACTCGGACAGCCCGCAAACATGGGTGTTACGCCATTATTGGCGCGGTGGAATGATGGAAAAATTCAGCCGTGATGCCTACTTCTATACCGGCCTACAACGAACCCGTGCTGTAGCAGAGTTAGCGATTCTTGAAGTTTTGTATCAAGAAGGATTTGCGGTACCACGCCCTATTGCGGCGAATGTTGAACGTTTTGGTTTATGGTATCGAGCCGATATAATTATTGAACATGTTGCTGGTGCAAATGATTTAGTGGCTTACTTAAGCCATAACCCAATGACAGAATCGCAATGGTATTTACTAGGCGAAACCATTGCCAAATTTCATCAACGTGGGGTATATCACGCCGATTTAAATGCCAAAAACATCTTACTTGCACACGGAAAATTCTATTTAATTGACTTTGATAGAGGTGAATTACGCACACCACAGCCTACATGGCAACAGGCCAATTTAGACCGCTTGCTACGTTCTTTTAACAAAGAGAACGCTAAACTGACTACGCTGCAATTTAGTCAACAGCATTGGCAGCAATTACTTGCCGGTTATCAAAGCATCAACCCAATCTAA